GCTGGCGATCGTGCGTTTTCTCGAAAATGGTCGAGAACCAGCGCCCGATCGGAAAGGCGTAACGGGTTGCGGCATCGGCCTCGGAGGTCAGCACCAGCACGACCGGCAGTTGTGAGGAGAAATAGGTGCGCCGCTCGGCAGCCATGTCGCTCATCGGTGTAAACAGGTTGGCCTCAAATGCCGGGTTAATCAGTACCACCAGGTTGCCGAATCCCTCGATGTCGCTCTTGCGGCCTGCCGGGCCGGTGGTCTGGACAAAGCGGTTTTCCAGAAACTGGGCCACCGCGGTCTGCATCACCGCGCCGCCAAAGCTGTGGCCGACGACCACGAGTTTGGTGTTACTGCTGCATAGCGTGTCGTCGTTTTTACTGACCGTACGATCGCGGCAGACTATGCTGTCCTTGGTGAGCTTGATATCCTCCAACTGGCTCAGGACCTCGGCGACCCCGCCGTACCCGACTTTCTGGGCGGTGTTTTTGCGGTCCCAGAAGGTGACGTTTTCGAGATATTTCACCGGCAACGAACCGCCGCGCCAGCCGAAGTAGATGCCGACCACCTGGCGGACTGGGGTACCCGTTCTCTTGGCCAGAAGGGCCTCGGCATCGCTCAGGTTGGCCAATACGGCGCGGAAGGTGTTGATATTGGTATCACCAGGCGCGGCGCTGTGCTTCCAGCCGTGCACAAACACCACCATCAGCAGATCGCGGGTACCGGCCCCGGTCTGGAGTGTCGTCAGGACATCGCGCATCTGCCGGCGGTCCCAGAGCTGGCCCTGGTCGTCGAATTCAATGAATCCGAACAGGTAGCTGGAGCCGTTATTGCCTGGCAGTTGTTGCAGCGCGTGGGTTTCACACTCAGGCGTGGGTTTCGGCTCCGGGCTGACGCACACGTCCGGGTGGACGGTACGGTATTTCATGTGCGGGGCGCAGGCCGTCACGGTCAGCAGTGCAAGAACAGTGGTGGCGATTGAGGCGGCTGTTGTTTTCATATTCTTGTGCTCCTTTCCGTATCTCTGGCGCGTCAAGATTGACGCTTGCGGAAATAGTACGCCGGGCCTGGTGAAGAATCAATCCTCCTACACATACGCAAGAGCGGCATACTGTTGAACCATCCGATGCGTGTTGAAAAACTAATATAGAACTAATATAGGGACAGACACTATTTATTGAAATCCTTTCTTGGTCTTCCCCTCTGCTACACGTGTATTACTCATCCAGTTTCCTGCGTACCTCCCAGATGATCCCATCCCCCTTCGCAGTGGTCGCTCTGTCATCGCGTGCATTCGAATCGCTGTCGTTCCGAAAGACCGCCTGGCGATCATTCCCTCGTTGCCTCACAGGATACGGGTGGCCGAATGCAACGGTTTGGGTAATCCGTGGCATGCACGATCATTGCAGCGAACACCACGAATTGTCACGATAGTGTCTGTCCGTATTTTCTATTTTACTATTTTACGATCTGATGCGGGTGAGATCGACGGCTGCGTCGAACATCGCCATGGAAAGGCGGTCATGCCGCTCGTTGCCCGCCGGGTCAGGTCGTGGGCGAAGTACTTCGCGTGGTGAGGGGTGAGGCTCATCGTCGTCGATATCTCAGTCGTCATAGCGTGGTGTTTTTGCGATGCCGGAAACCGCTACGCCGGGACGAAATAGACATCGGTCGGTTTGAACTTGGAGAGGCGCCGGAATTTTGCCCGAACCTTCATCCCGACCCAATCCAGTGAGGGCTTCAGTGGATCGACGCCGAGCAGCCGTGAGAGGAACAGGGTATCGATACCAGGCCACTCCGCCAGGATCAGCACAAAGGGGGTCTCCTTCAGGAACTCCTCGCCCCCGAAGTAACAGACCGTGAAGGTGTGGACCGCGCCGACCTGGGGGAGCTCGAACCAGTCGCACTCGCTGCCGCAATCCATACAGTGCAGCTTAGGCGTCGCGTATTTGTATCCACACTTCGTGCAGACGGTCCCCAAGAGCTTCCCGTTAGCCAAGCCAGCGAAGAAGGGCGAGTCCTGTCCGTAGCTGTGGATGTAATCGATTTGGTAGGACTGCTTGATGATGATGGGGGCCATGGCTTTGAGCTGGGCCAGGTCCTTAGGAAACGGGACATTAAACAGAATCGTCCCGTCGTCGGTCTCTGGCAACGCAACAGACTTTTCCTCGGGTAGCTTCCGACTCAGTCTCCCACGTTTGTCACTCGCCATTGTTTGCTCCCTCCTCCCATGCACCGGCCATGGATCAGACCTTCTCCATGATGCTTACGGTGACGTATGTCCCGGTGCCGGCGTGGCTGTGGATGGCCCCACGTCTGGCGCCCTTGACCTGCAGCCGGTCGTTACCAAAATGCTTTTTGATGCTTCCTTGTAGTTGCCACAAGGCGAAGACCGCCTGCATCAGGCCGGTGGCCCCCACCGGATGGCCGCAGGCGATCAGGCCTCCCGAAGGATTGACGGGAAGCGTTCCGGGCTTCTTGAGCGCAAGACCGTAGTCGAGGTTGGGCAGAAAGGGGTTCCCCTCCTCCGCCCATCGGCCACCCTCCCCGTACTTGCAGAGGCCCATATCCTCGTAGGTCTGAATCTCGGAGGAGGTATAGGCGTCGTGCAGCTCGATGAAGTCCAGCGCCTCAATCGGATTGGTGATCCCAGCCATCTCGTAGGCCAGCTTGGAGGCCATCCGGCCTGCCCGAAATGAATGGACGCCCGGGTACTTGAGACCACGATAGTCGCTGGCCCGCTCATGCGGGAGCAGCAACACCTTACGGTGAGGTCGGTCGGCCATCCGCATCGCGTCAGTCCCGCGACCGATGCCAACAATCTTGGCCGGTTTAAGTCGCTTGCCGCTCGCCTTCTCCAGCTTGCTGATCCCCTCCTCGCTGGCCAGAATCGTGGCTGCCGCCCCGTCGGACATGACGCAGATATCCAGCCGGGTCAGCGGCCAGGCCACCATCGGCGCGCGACGCACATCTTCGATCGTGAGGAGCTTTCGCTTCTGGGCATAGGGATTGTGAAAGGCGTTGTTGTGGTTCTTCACCGAGACGTGGGCCATCTGCTCGACGGTCGTGCCGAATTCCTTCATGTGTCGGACCACCATCATCGCGTAGTAGCCGCTGTAAAAACCGCCCACCGGGTAGTCGAAGCTCACGTCGGAGGCCAGCGCGATAAATTCGTTACCCTTCCAGGTATTCACATGGGACATCGTCTCGAAGCCGTAGGCCACGCACACATCCATGAGGCCCGAGGCCACCGACTTCCAGGCCTCTTGAAAACAGAGGCCGCCGGTGGCGCCACCACCTTCGACCCGGTGGCTCGGCTTAGGACAGAGCCCCAGATAATCCTGCACCATAATGCCCGACATCAACTGTCGCTGAAAATGATCAGAGAAGTAAGATGCGACCGAGCCATCGACGATCTCAACAAACCGGGGATGCTCAAGCCCGAGGTCCTTGAGGGCATAGTCGTACGCCTCCTTCACCATCGGTTGGAAGGTGACGTCCGGCCTGGCCTTGGTGAATTTGCTCACCCCTCCAGAAACCATATATACCGGTCGCATCGAGGCCCCCTTCTTTTGGCGGTGTGACTCAAGTCCAGCCCAATTTGGACGGCTGGAATTCATCCCCTAAGACCAGAGATCTACCTCATGTAGAGTCAAGAGACTACTTCGTCACTAATTGTATAATGAACTACCACTCGGCAAGCCGCTGGGTATCGTCTTCTGTTCGGGCCCGTCATTCCGTGCTTGACACGGAATCCAGCCGGACCCTCTGGATACCGGCTTCCGCCGGTATGACTAACTCGCGGCAAGCCGCTGGGAATGAACCCCCCCAGTGGATTCAACTTTTATTTCTGATGTTCCTTTTCACGCACTCGATCGCTTCGGTCGTTGTCGCGCCGGACGTGAAGATGGCAGTAAGCCCGGCTGCTTTCAGTTTCGGGATGTCGTCGGCGGGGATTGTGCCACCACCAAAGACGAGGATGTCATCGGCCCCACGCTCCTTGAGCAGCTCCATCACCCTTGGGAACAGGTACATATGAGCCCCGGACAGACAGGACATGCCGATAGCGTCTACGTCTTCCTGGATGGCCGCGTTCACGATCATCTCCGGCGTTTGCCGGAGCCCGGTGTAGATCACCTCCATCCCGGCGTCGCGGAAAGCTCTGGCGATGACCTTGGCACCCCGATCGTGCCCGTCAAGGCCCGGCTTGGCGATCAAGATCCGGATCTTTCGGTCCTCTGACATTCGCACGCTCCTGTAACGGCTTCGGCTGCCTCAATCGGGCAGGGACAAGCCCTGCCCCTACACTGAAATCCTCACGCTGGCTAGATGATCGACGACTCTTTGTATTCGCCCCAGGCATCGCGAAAGACATCCATGATTTCGCCCAAGGTCGCGTAGGCCCGAACCGCGTCAAGAATCCTCGGCATCAACAGATCCTTTCCCCACGAGTCGTTCCCGGCGGCAGCCTGACGGAGCGTCTCCAGCGACCGCATCACGGCATCCTTGTCGCGCGCGCGGCGAAGCGCTTGTACGCGTTCGATCTGCCGCGCCTCGGCCTCACGGTCGATGGTGAGAATCGGGATCGGGACCTCTTCGTCTTCTGTAAATCGATTCACGCCAACGATGACCTTCTCACCCCGTTCAATGGCCTGCTGATACGCATAGGCGGCATCGGCGATCTCGCGCTGGGGGAATCCTTTCTCGATCGCCCGGATCATCCCGCCCAGATCCTCGATCCGCCGAAAGTACTCCCAGACCCCTTCCTCCATCTGATTCGTCAACGTCTCGACGTAGTAGGAGCCGGCCACTGGATCGACCGTGTTAGTGACGCCACTCTCGTGCGCGATGATCTGCTGCGTCCGCAGCGCGATGGTGGCGGCTTCCTCCGTCGGGAGCGCCAACGCCTCATCCATGGCGTTGGTGTGCAGCGATTGCGTCCCACCCAGCACAGCCGCCAGCGCCTGGATCGCGACCCTGACGATGTTATTGCGCGGCTGCTGGGCGGTGAGGGAACAACCAGCCGTCTGGGCATGTGTCCGCAGCAACCAGGAACGGGGATCTTTTGCCCCGAATCGCTCCCGCATGATCCGAGCCCACAGCCTTCTCGCCGCCCGAAACTTGGCCACCTCCTCGAACAGGTCGTTGTGGCAATCGAAGAAGAAGGAGAGACGCGGGGCAAACGCGTCGACATCGAGACCCGCTTTGATGGCCTCCTCGACATAGACTATCCCATCGGCCAGCGTGAACGCGAGCTCCTGTAATGCGGTTGCCCCCGCCTCCCGGATATGGTATCCGCTGATACTGACGGTATTCCAACGCGGCAGGTGCTGCGCGCCGAACAGGATGGTGTCGGTCACCAGCCGGACCGAAGGCGCAATCGGATAGATATACTCTTTCTGCGCGATGTACTCCTTCAGGATGTCGTTCTGGAGCGTCCCGCCAATCTCATGGTACGGAACGCCCTGCTTCTCGCAGACGGCGATATACATCGCCCACAAAACTGAGGCGGGCGAGCTGATCGTCATAGAGGTCGTGACCTCACCGAGCGGAATCCCCTCGAACAGCGTCTCCATGTCGGCGAGCGAATCGATGGCCACGCCGCACTTGCCCACCTCACCGGCTGAAGAGGGGTGGTCCGAATCGTATCCCATCAAGGTCGGCAGATCGAAGGCGGTGGATAGCCCCATCTGGCCCTGCTCGAGCAGATACTTGAACCGTCGGTTGGTTTCGTCGGCGGTGCCGTACCCGGCGAACATCCGCATGGTCCAGAGCTTGCCGCGGTACATCGTCGGCTGAACCCCGCGCGCGTAGGGGTATTCGCCGGGAAATCCAAGCTCTTTCGCGTAATCCCACTCGGGCAGGTCGGCCGGGGTGTAGAGGCGCTCTACCGGGGTCATGGACGCGGTGGTGAAGCGTTCGGCCCGTTCAGGGGTCTGGGCGAGGGCGGGCTTCAGCGTCTCGGCCTCCCACCGCGCCTTCTCTTCCTCGATCCGCTTCAGATCTTTCTGCTCGGACATGTCAGTCCATCGTCAGCGTTCATTCGCCAGCGACCAGGGCATTTCGAACTTCGGACCTCACACCCGGAACGGGCGCAGCAAGCGGCGCCCCTACGCAGCCTACACCAAACCCCCCGTTCCCCCCTTTCGTAAAGGGGGGTTGGGGGGATTTGCACCTCGCACCCCCGCTTTTGCAGGGGCAGGCTTCGCACTTTACATATCCATACTTTGCGCCATCAGCTCTGCTACGTCAAGCGGTCTGGTCCGCCCTATCGCATCCTTGACCTTCAGCGCGTCCTCGAACATGATCAGGCAATAGGGACAGGCGCTCGCCAGCACCTGCGGCTCAAGGGCCAGTGCCTCTTCGGTCCGTTCCCAACTTACGCGCTTGCCGATCTTCTCCTCAAACCACATCAACCCGCCCCCCGCACCGCAGCAGAAAGCGCCCTCACGACATCGGTCCATCTCCTTGACCACAAGCCCAGGGATCGCACCAAGAAGTTGCCTGGGTGGATCGTAGATACCGTTATGTCGTCCGAGATAGCAAGGGTCATGGAACGACACGACGCCATCTATCGGCTTCTCTGGCCGCAGGCGCCCCTCCTTCACCAGGTCGGCCAACATCTGCGTGTGATGGACGACCTCGTAACTGCCTCCCAGCTTGGGGTATTCATTCTTGAGCGTGTTGAAACCGTGCGGGCAGGTAGTGACGATCTTCTTGATGCCATACCCGTTCAGGATGGCGATATTCTCTTTAGCCAGCGCCTGGAATAGGTACTCGTTTCCGATCCGGCGGGCCGGGTCACCCGTGCATCGCTCCTCTTCCCCCAGGATCGCGAAATCGACTCCGGCGCGTTGTAGGAGCTTCGCGAAGGCCGCCGCCACTTGCTGATTCCGCTCATCAAAGGCTGCGGCGCAGCCGACCCAGTACAGTATCTCCGGTGGACCGTTCTCGGCCACGGTCTTCACGCCGAGCCCCTTTGCCCAATCGGTCCTGGAGGCCGACGTACCACGGAACGGATGGCCCCGCTCCTCCAGACTCCGCAGGGCCTGCTGCATCGTCTCCGGAAAGTTGGCCTCCTCCATCACCAGATGGCGACGCATCTCGATGATCTTTGGGATCGGCTCGATGAAGATCGGGCACTCCTGATGGCAGGCGCCACAGGTGGTGCACGCCCACAGGACGTCGTGGGAGATCACCTCACCGACCATCTTTCTGGACTCATCTCCGTCGGCAACCAGGCGCATGTGATCTCGCAGATCGATGATGACGCCTTTAGGGGTCAGTGGCTTACCGGTCGCCCAGGCCGGGCAGGCCTGTTGACAGCGGCCACACTCGGTGCAGGCCTCGAGGTCGAGGAGATCTTTCCATGTAAACTGGTCAATCGCTCCAGCGCCAAAATGCGCAGCTCGATCCAGGTCGATCGTCCGCAGCACCCCGGAGCCCTCCTGGTTCTTCAGCAAGATGTTGGCGGCAGCAGACGTGACGTGCATACCCACCCCATAGGGGAGAAGAGCGATGAAGGTGAAGGCCATGGCGGCATGGAACCACCAGAGGACTTGATGGAGGGCAACCTGCTGGGTCTGTTCAGTCCCGCGAAACAGGACGGATGCCAGCCAGCCGCCAGGCGACCAGCGCCCCCATGGATCTGCCGTGGCCGCGATCCGAAGCCCCTCAATCAGAAACCCGGTCACCAGGCTGATGAGAAGCAGTGCCAGCAGAGCGTCGTAACTCTTGGCCTTACGAGGCAGCAGAAGCCGATCGGGTTTAAGGCCATAGCGCCGGGCGAGCGCCATCAGCACGCCGACAATGGCCACCAGCCCGAACAGATCGACGGTCAGCGACATGAAGTAGAGGTAGAAGCTCCCGCGCAGAGTCGGGATACCGAGATAGTCCTGGAGGGCCACGAGGCAGGTGGCGATAAAGAGGATGGCAAATCCCCAGGAGATCGAGCGGTGGAGCAGTCCTGAGAGCGTGTCCTTGGCGATTCGCCGCTGCAAGACGGCATCCTCTACAACGCCTTTGAGCCGGTCCCACATACTACCCAAGACCGCAGCAGGCTCCCCCATGAGTATCATGCGGGTATGCCGGTAGATGCCGTAGAGCCAGACGACCAGGAAGGGAAAGAACAGCAGGTACAGGAACAGGTGCCCCGGGATGTTCCAGTAGATCTCGCGCATGGGGATCATGGCAGCACTATTGTACTCCAAATCCCCACGCGCCCCCCTTTTGTAAAGGGGGGATGGGAGGATTTCGTACCTCGCGCTGCAACCCTCGAATCTCGAACATTTTTAGCTTTTCGTTAATTCCCGGCAGCGTTCGATCAGCGTGGTCGCCACAGCTTTCCAGTCGCCGACAATGCCAAA
The window above is part of the Candidatus Methylomirabilis limnetica genome. Proteins encoded here:
- a CDS encoding esterase, with protein sequence MKTTAASIATTVLALLTVTACAPHMKYRTVHPDVCVSPEPKPTPECETHALQQLPGNNGSSYLFGFIEFDDQGQLWDRRQMRDVLTTLQTGAGTRDLLMVVFVHGWKHSAAPGDTNINTFRAVLANLSDAEALLAKRTGTPVRQVVGIYFGWRGGSLPVKYLENVTFWDRKNTAQKVGYGGVAEVLSQLEDIKLTKDSIVCRDRTVSKNDDTLCSSNTKLVVVGHSFGGAVMQTAVAQFLENRFVQTTGPAGRKSDIEGFGNLVVLINPAFEANLFTPMSDMAAERRTYFSSQLPVVLVLTSEADAATRYAFPIGRWFSTIFEKTHDRQRRNAETGQTETISEHDANVRAVGHFKPYRTHHLYPTEERKREELKAASAADSIQMFERSRADWVCDAPGSKITFGDVVLERTTNSAGRNPYLVVYVDEQLIHEHNDIDDPRVIEFVKQMILISSRSEKQTAINCETR
- a CDS encoding Zn-ribbon domain-containing OB-fold protein: MASDKRGRLSRKLPEEKSVALPETDDGTILFNVPFPKDLAQLKAMAPIIIKQSYQIDYIHSYGQDSPFFAGLANGKLLGTVCTKCGYKYATPKLHCMDCGSECDWFELPQVGAVHTFTVCYFGGEEFLKETPFVLILAEWPGIDTLFLSRLLGVDPLKPSLDWVGMKVRAKFRRLSKFKPTDVYFVPA
- a CDS encoding thiolase C-terminal domain-containing protein, giving the protein MRPVYMVSGGVSKFTKARPDVTFQPMVKEAYDYALKDLGLEHPRFVEIVDGSVASYFSDHFQRQLMSGIMVQDYLGLCPKPSHRVEGGGATGGLCFQEAWKSVASGLMDVCVAYGFETMSHVNTWKGNEFIALASDVSFDYPVGGFYSGYYAMMVVRHMKEFGTTVEQMAHVSVKNHNNAFHNPYAQKRKLLTIEDVRRAPMVAWPLTRLDICVMSDGAAATILASEEGISKLEKASGKRLKPAKIVGIGRGTDAMRMADRPHRKVLLLPHERASDYRGLKYPGVHSFRAGRMASKLAYEMAGITNPIEALDFIELHDAYTSSEIQTYEDMGLCKYGEGGRWAEEGNPFLPNLDYGLALKKPGTLPVNPSGGLIACGHPVGATGLMQAVFALWQLQGSIKKHFGNDRLQVKGARRGAIHSHAGTGTYVTVSIMEKV
- a CDS encoding cobalamin B12-binding domain-containing protein, which gives rise to MSEDRKIRILIAKPGLDGHDRGAKVIARAFRDAGMEVIYTGLRQTPEMIVNAAIQEDVDAIGMSCLSGAHMYLFPRVMELLKERGADDILVFGGGTIPADDIPKLKAAGLTAIFTSGATTTEAIECVKRNIRNKS
- a CDS encoding acyl-CoA mutase large subunit family protein; the encoded protein is MSEQKDLKRIEEEKARWEAETLKPALAQTPERAERFTTASMTPVERLYTPADLPEWDYAKELGFPGEYPYARGVQPTMYRGKLWTMRMFAGYGTADETNRRFKYLLEQGQMGLSTAFDLPTLMGYDSDHPSSAGEVGKCGVAIDSLADMETLFEGIPLGEVTTSMTISSPASVLWAMYIAVCEKQGVPYHEIGGTLQNDILKEYIAQKEYIYPIAPSVRLVTDTILFGAQHLPRWNTVSISGYHIREAGATALQELAFTLADGIVYVEEAIKAGLDVDAFAPRLSFFFDCHNDLFEEVAKFRAARRLWARIMRERFGAKDPRSWLLRTHAQTAGCSLTAQQPRNNIVRVAIQALAAVLGGTQSLHTNAMDEALALPTEEAATIALRTQQIIAHESGVTNTVDPVAGSYYVETLTNQMEEGVWEYFRRIEDLGGMIRAIEKGFPQREIADAAYAYQQAIERGEKVIVGVNRFTEDEEVPIPILTIDREAEARQIERVQALRRARDKDAVMRSLETLRQAAAGNDSWGKDLLMPRILDAVRAYATLGEIMDVFRDAWGEYKESSII
- a CDS encoding heterodisulfide reductase-related iron-sulfur binding cluster, with the protein product MIPMREIYWNIPGHLFLYLLFFPFLVVWLYGIYRHTRMILMGEPAAVLGSMWDRLKGVVEDAVLQRRIAKDTLSGLLHRSISWGFAILFIATCLVALQDYLGIPTLRGSFYLYFMSLTVDLFGLVAIVGVLMALARRYGLKPDRLLLPRKAKSYDALLALLLISLVTGFLIEGLRIAATADPWGRWSPGGWLASVLFRGTEQTQQVALHQVLWWFHAAMAFTFIALLPYGVGMHVTSAAANILLKNQEGSGVLRTIDLDRAAHFGAGAIDQFTWKDLLDLEACTECGRCQQACPAWATGKPLTPKGVIIDLRDHMRLVADGDESRKMVGEVISHDVLWACTTCGACHQECPIFIEPIPKIIEMRRHLVMEEANFPETMQQALRSLEERGHPFRGTSASRTDWAKGLGVKTVAENGPPEILYWVGCAAAFDERNQQVAAAFAKLLQRAGVDFAILGEEERCTGDPARRIGNEYLFQALAKENIAILNGYGIKKIVTTCPHGFNTLKNEYPKLGGSYEVVHHTQMLADLVKEGRLRPEKPIDGVVSFHDPCYLGRHNGIYDPPRQLLGAIPGLVVKEMDRCREGAFCCGAGGGLMWFEEKIGKRVSWERTEEALALEPQVLASACPYCLIMFEDALKVKDAIGRTRPLDVAELMAQSMDM